A section of the Geoalkalibacter ferrihydriticus DSM 17813 genome encodes:
- a CDS encoding PAS domain-containing sensor histidine kinase, translating into MPRINLHQKVLFAFLVLAFVPLAFLASYSTGNLREVEVYLRDSATRALDQQAAKALELRAQMVAEDVALFLRRIEQDLYDLALIPPRPENYLRFQQHHRRPVWYRAGTNAEPVEVRENVPLYREVTLVGADGRERLRIENGVPRTDLRDLSDPRNTTYLTEDYFLRARELPPGEIHVTHLTGWHVGKQEQLGDAATPEEAVEGAKYEGVVRFAKPLHDQDGALQAVLVLSLDHRHLMAFTQHITPTAENYVLFPSYDSGNYAFMFDDEGWIITHPKFWNLRGLDAQGRLVPPYRVDSSSEEIEAGRIPYNLFYAGFIHPNYPVAAQAVLRSDLGVVDVTNVGGSQKIMAYAPIPYDRGVYRDSGVFGGITIGAELRQFHQAALETSAFIRAEVTRFMHRSWLLVTLTMAVVFAVAWWLTQGITGPLLRLTEGTRQMARGKLAGVVTVSRQDEVGELTESFNAMARELENRRRRLVDSLAALRRSRTEIMRERNFKRTVLENIETGILTLDEDSRVTSLNGAVRKILVLGKMSGSVDLLDCLAQWPELLEPLREALPLNPSERWARYVKLERQGRVMTVRLALVPLLAQAETKGRILTVEDLTERVNMREHLERMERLASLGRLSAGIAHEIRNPLTGISIMLDDLHDRLLSNPADRSLIQRALQEMERLEGLVNELLTFATTAHSTLKPSPLAPVLRDILFLVEKQCERSNIQLDQSIAENIPPFPLDPAKIKQAFLNLLTNAIAAMPEGGHLSVAAEVCADQVRVVIKDSGEGIAEERLPLIFEPFYTSKGEGTGLGLSITHNIVSDHGGRIEVKSQPGQGAEFILWFPLNRG; encoded by the coding sequence ATGCCGCGCATCAATCTCCATCAGAAGGTCCTTTTCGCCTTTCTTGTCCTGGCTTTTGTTCCTCTGGCCTTTCTGGCGTCCTATTCCACCGGCAACTTGCGTGAGGTCGAGGTCTATCTGCGTGACAGCGCCACCCGCGCTCTTGACCAGCAGGCGGCCAAGGCGCTCGAATTGCGCGCGCAAATGGTGGCCGAGGACGTTGCCCTGTTTCTGCGCAGAATCGAGCAAGACCTGTACGACCTCGCGCTGATTCCCCCGCGCCCCGAAAATTATCTGCGGTTTCAGCAACACCACCGCCGACCCGTCTGGTATCGCGCTGGAACCAACGCCGAACCCGTCGAAGTTCGTGAAAACGTTCCTCTGTATCGCGAGGTGACGCTGGTGGGGGCCGATGGCCGGGAGCGTCTGCGCATCGAAAACGGGGTGCCGCGCACGGATTTACGCGATCTGTCCGACCCACGCAATACGACCTATTTAACCGAAGATTATTTTCTGCGGGCGCGGGAATTGCCGCCCGGTGAAATTCACGTCACACATTTGACCGGTTGGCATGTCGGCAAGCAGGAGCAGTTGGGTGATGCGGCAACCCCGGAAGAGGCGGTAGAGGGAGCCAAGTACGAAGGGGTGGTGCGTTTTGCCAAGCCACTGCACGACCAAGACGGAGCCTTGCAGGCGGTGCTGGTTCTTTCCCTTGATCACCGTCACCTCATGGCGTTTACCCAGCACATCACCCCCACCGCAGAAAACTACGTTCTTTTCCCGTCCTATGACAGCGGCAACTATGCTTTCATGTTTGACGATGAAGGATGGATCATCACCCATCCCAAGTTTTGGAACCTGCGCGGACTCGATGCCCAGGGACGGCTCGTGCCACCTTACCGGGTCGATTCCTCTTCCGAAGAGATCGAGGCGGGACGCATCCCCTACAATCTCTTTTACGCAGGCTTCATTCATCCCAACTACCCGGTGGCGGCACAGGCGGTTTTGCGAAGCGATCTCGGTGTGGTCGATGTTACCAACGTCGGCGGGTCCCAGAAGATCATGGCGTATGCCCCCATTCCCTATGATCGCGGCGTTTACCGGGACAGCGGAGTTTTTGGCGGAATCACCATCGGCGCCGAACTGCGCCAGTTTCATCAGGCGGCGCTGGAAACCTCGGCCTTCATCCGTGCCGAGGTCACGCGCTTCATGCACCGCTCATGGTTGCTGGTTACCCTGACCATGGCCGTGGTGTTCGCCGTCGCCTGGTGGCTGACGCAGGGCATTACCGGGCCCTTGCTGCGCCTTACCGAAGGCACGCGGCAGATGGCTCGCGGCAAGCTGGCGGGTGTGGTGACGGTGAGCCGACAGGACGAAGTGGGCGAGTTGACCGAATCCTTTAATGCCATGGCTCGGGAACTCGAAAACCGTCGCCGCCGTCTCGTCGATTCGTTGGCGGCGCTGCGGCGTTCACGCACGGAAATCATGCGCGAGCGCAATTTTAAGCGAACGGTGCTGGAAAACATCGAAACGGGGATCCTGACTCTTGACGAGGACAGTCGCGTGACGTCCCTCAACGGAGCCGTGCGCAAAATTCTGGTTTTGGGGAAAATGAGCGGCTCCGTCGACCTTCTCGATTGTCTGGCGCAATGGCCTGAGCTTTTGGAGCCTTTGCGCGAGGCCTTGCCGTTGAACCCCAGCGAGCGCTGGGCGCGCTACGTCAAGCTTGAACGCCAGGGGCGGGTCATGACGGTGCGCCTGGCACTGGTGCCGCTATTGGCGCAGGCCGAGACCAAGGGGCGCATCCTGACGGTTGAGGACCTGACCGAGCGGGTCAACATGCGCGAGCATCTTGAGCGCATGGAGCGCTTGGCATCCCTGGGGCGGCTCTCTGCGGGTATCGCCCATGAAATCCGCAACCCTCTGACCGGCATCAGCATCATGCTCGATGATCTGCATGACCGGTTGCTGAGCAATCCCGCTGACCGGAGCCTGATTCAGCGCGCTCTGCAGGAAATGGAACGCCTTGAAGGCCTGGTCAATGAGCTGTTGACCTTTGCCACCACCGCCCATTCGACCCTGAAGCCGAGTCCGTTGGCGCCGGTTCTGCGCGACATTCTGTTTCTGGTTGAAAAACAGTGTGAACGTTCGAATATTCAGCTCGACCAGTCCATCGCCGAGAACATTCCGCCTTTTCCTCTGGATCCGGCCAAAATCAAGCAGGCCTTTCTCAACCTGCTGACCAACGCCATTGCCGCCATGCCCGAGGGCGGACACCTCAGTGTGGCCGCCGAGGTCTGCGCCGATCAGGTGCGGGTGGTGATCAAGGACAGCGGCGAGGGAATTGCCGAAGAGCGTCTGCCCCTTATCTTTGAGCCCTTCTATACCAGCAAAGGCGAGGGCACCGGCCTGGGGCTCTCCATCACCCACAATATCGTTTCCGATCACGGTGGTCGCATCGAGGTGAAGAGTCAACCCGGGCAGGGGGCGGAGTTTATTTTGTGGTTTCCTTTGAATAGGGGCTGA
- a CDS encoding B12-binding domain-containing radical SAM protein, translating into MKILLVYPHYPATFWSFRYAMKFIGRKASFPPLGLMTVAAMLPETWEKRLVDMNVRPLDDADLQWADYVFISAMSIQRPSACEIIERCHRLGVKTVAGGPLFTSCHGDFPEVDHLVLGEGEITLPLFLEDLHQGTPRRIYTADGWAKLRQTPIPLWDLVNMRDYAAMNIQFGRGCPFDCEFCDITALFGRRPRSKSPTQILAELESLYVRGWRGAVFFVDDNFIGDKPRLKREVLPPLIDWMAARDYPFYFYTEASIDLADDPQLMDLMVRAGFEEVFIGIESPDEAGLAESGKTQNCNRDLLASVKRIQHAGLQVHGGFIVGFDSDSPDIFESQIKFIQESGIVTAMVGVLSAMRGTKLHQRLEHEGRLLKDSSGDNTATDLNFVPRMQPAALLAGYQTILDTIYDPKQYYQRVIKLFGEYQPRALGKFHLQQGHLGALFKSILLLGIIGKERLHFWKLFFWSLFRKPRLFPLAITYAVYGFHFRKVSERIRENSSF; encoded by the coding sequence ATGAAGATTCTTCTCGTTTATCCTCACTACCCCGCGACCTTCTGGAGTTTTCGCTACGCCATGAAATTCATCGGGCGCAAGGCGAGCTTTCCGCCCCTGGGCCTTATGACGGTGGCGGCGATGCTGCCCGAAACCTGGGAAAAAAGGCTTGTCGACATGAACGTGCGCCCTCTCGACGACGCGGACCTGCAATGGGCCGATTACGTCTTCATCAGTGCCATGAGCATCCAGCGCCCCTCGGCCTGCGAAATCATTGAACGCTGCCACCGCCTGGGGGTGAAAACCGTCGCCGGCGGTCCCCTGTTCACCTCCTGCCATGGGGATTTCCCTGAGGTCGACCATCTGGTGCTGGGCGAAGGGGAAATCACCCTGCCCCTGTTTCTGGAGGATCTGCACCAGGGCACGCCCCGGCGTATCTACACCGCCGATGGCTGGGCAAAGCTCAGGCAGACACCTATTCCCCTCTGGGATCTGGTGAATATGCGCGACTACGCCGCCATGAATATTCAGTTCGGACGCGGTTGCCCCTTTGACTGTGAATTCTGCGACATTACCGCCCTGTTCGGGCGCAGACCGCGCAGCAAGAGTCCGACCCAGATCCTGGCCGAGTTGGAAAGCCTCTATGTACGCGGTTGGCGTGGCGCGGTTTTTTTCGTCGACGACAATTTTATCGGCGACAAACCCAGGCTCAAGCGTGAGGTCTTGCCTCCCCTCATCGACTGGATGGCGGCGAGAGATTATCCCTTCTATTTTTACACGGAAGCGTCTATCGATCTTGCCGATGATCCACAACTGATGGACCTGATGGTCCGGGCCGGCTTTGAAGAAGTGTTTATCGGGATCGAATCGCCCGATGAGGCGGGGCTTGCCGAAAGCGGAAAAACGCAGAACTGCAACCGTGATCTACTGGCGTCCGTCAAACGCATCCAGCACGCCGGACTTCAGGTGCATGGCGGCTTCATCGTCGGATTTGACAGCGATTCGCCGGACATTTTTGAAAGCCAGATCAAATTCATTCAGGAAAGCGGCATCGTCACCGCCATGGTCGGAGTGCTCTCAGCCATGCGCGGCACCAAACTCCACCAGCGCCTTGAGCACGAAGGTCGGCTGCTCAAAGACTCTTCCGGAGACAACACCGCGACCGACCTCAATTTTGTCCCGCGCATGCAGCCCGCAGCCCTCCTCGCCGGCTATCAGACAATCCTCGACACCATCTATGACCCCAAGCAGTACTATCAGCGGGTCATTAAGCTCTTTGGGGAATATCAGCCGCGCGCCCTCGGGAAGTTTCATCTGCAGCAGGGGCATCTGGGCGCACTGTTTAAGTCAATTCTGTTGCTGGGCATTATCGGCAAGGAGCGACTTCATTTCTGGAAACTCTTCTTCTGGTCGCTCTTCAGAAAACCGCGGCTGTTTCCGCTGGCTATCACTTATGCCGTGTACGGCTTCCATTTTCGCAAGGTTTCGGAGAGGATCAGGGAAAACAGTTCATTTTAA
- a CDS encoding polyprenyl synthetase family protein — translation MENALKLLSADLVKVEGQFKEFLDSDVYLVRKMGEYVIASGGKRMRPMLLLLCARLCDYQGDQHIGLGAVVEFLHTATLLHDDVVDDAVLRRGNASANTLWGNQASVLVGDFLLAKSFSIMVRGGNLDILQVLSDATTRMSEGEIMQLIGTCDLSMDEARYLDVVRSKTAVLISAACEVGGILGEVDAKRRKVLADFGMDLGIAFQFMDDALDYVAEEAEFGKARGHDLEEGKMTLPLIHALRQCSAEERTRVEEIIEQDELTPESLEFVCDLIERFGGIDHTRRRAMELVAQAKARLSDFPASEARQALFDLADYVVSRRK, via the coding sequence ATGGAAAATGCTCTGAAGCTTCTCTCTGCCGACCTGGTGAAGGTCGAAGGCCAGTTTAAGGAATTTCTCGACTCTGATGTCTATCTCGTCCGTAAGATGGGCGAGTATGTCATCGCCAGCGGCGGCAAGCGCATGCGTCCCATGCTGCTCCTGCTCTGCGCGCGACTCTGCGATTACCAGGGAGATCAGCACATCGGCCTGGGCGCGGTGGTTGAATTTCTGCATACCGCGACCCTGCTGCACGACGATGTGGTTGATGACGCCGTACTGCGCCGCGGCAATGCCTCGGCCAATACTCTGTGGGGCAATCAGGCTTCGGTGCTGGTGGGCGATTTTCTTTTAGCCAAATCCTTTTCCATTATGGTGCGCGGCGGCAACCTCGATATCCTTCAGGTGCTTTCCGATGCGACCACGCGCATGTCCGAAGGCGAAATCATGCAGCTCATCGGCACCTGCGATCTGAGCATGGATGAAGCGCGCTACCTCGATGTGGTGCGCAGCAAAACGGCGGTGCTGATTTCAGCGGCCTGCGAGGTCGGCGGCATTCTCGGCGAGGTCGATGCCAAGCGGCGCAAGGTTCTGGCGGATTTCGGCATGGATCTGGGCATTGCCTTTCAGTTTATGGACGACGCCCTGGATTATGTCGCGGAGGAGGCCGAGTTCGGCAAGGCCCGTGGGCACGATCTGGAAGAGGGCAAAATGACCTTGCCGCTGATCCATGCCCTGCGCCAGTGTAGTGCCGAAGAGCGCACGCGGGTTGAGGAAATCATCGAGCAGGATGAACTGACGCCCGAGTCCCTGGAATTCGTCTGTGACCTCATTGAGCGCTTCGGCGGAATCGACCACACCCGTCGGCGCGCCATGGAACTGGTCGCGCAGGCCAAGGCGCGTTTGAGCGACTTTCCCGCCAGCGAAGCCCGTCAGGCCCTGTTCGATCTGGCCGACTACGTTGTCAGTCGCCGTAAATAG
- a CDS encoding alpha-amylase family glycosyl hydrolase, whose protein sequence is MSNTEKITGMGAIPHAGGVAFRVWAPHARQVAVVGSFNAWDGTSHPMHAEENGYWYADVAQAKIGDEYKFLLTTEQGALSRIDPYAREVTSSVGNAIVHDAQFDWEGDDFRVASWNELVIYELHIGTFNDEQKLNLPAHFSSVSARLGHLKKLGVNAIQIMPVGEFAGDRSWGYNPSHIFSVEIAYGGPTAFKQFVKRAHQEGIAVILDVVYNHLGPSDLDLWQFDGWSENGRGGIYFYNDERAHTPWGETRPDYGRGEVRQYLRDNVLMWLEEYHVDGLRFDCTQFIRTVNGTDHELPEGWNLLQWINDEVARKFPGRITIAEDLMNNRWLTKDVGAGGAGFASQWDAMFVHPIRLAVVTPADEQRSLAAIRDALCYRYNDDAFDRVIYSESHDEVANGLQRVPQEINPDDPKGWHARKRSTLAAAMVFTAPGIPMIFQGQEFLEGGWFRDTVPVDWDQCEEFRGIVRLYRDLIRLRLNHNGFTRGLCGQFTQVTHLHEERKVIAFHRWDKGGPGDDVVVVANFYREAQENYVIGFPTQGTWTLRFNSDWQGYNDDFRNHPSTDVGAEPGETDGLPCYARLSIGPYSVVIFSQ, encoded by the coding sequence ATGAGCAATACAGAGAAAATCACGGGGATGGGGGCCATCCCTCACGCGGGGGGCGTGGCCTTTCGCGTTTGGGCGCCGCATGCACGGCAAGTTGCGGTGGTCGGCTCTTTCAACGCATGGGACGGCACCAGCCATCCCATGCACGCCGAAGAGAACGGCTATTGGTATGCGGATGTGGCGCAGGCGAAAATTGGCGATGAATACAAGTTCCTGCTGACCACCGAGCAGGGCGCGCTGTCACGCATTGATCCCTATGCCCGAGAGGTCACCAGCTCGGTCGGCAACGCCATCGTGCATGACGCGCAGTTTGACTGGGAGGGGGATGACTTTCGCGTTGCGTCGTGGAACGAGCTGGTCATCTACGAACTGCACATCGGCACCTTCAACGATGAGCAAAAGCTCAACCTGCCGGCCCACTTTTCCTCGGTTTCAGCGCGCCTTGGGCATTTGAAAAAGCTCGGCGTCAATGCCATCCAGATCATGCCGGTGGGCGAGTTCGCGGGGGATCGCTCCTGGGGCTACAACCCCTCTCACATTTTCTCGGTGGAAATAGCCTACGGCGGCCCGACGGCCTTTAAACAGTTCGTTAAACGCGCCCACCAGGAGGGCATCGCGGTGATCCTCGACGTGGTGTACAACCACCTGGGCCCCAGCGATCTCGACCTCTGGCAATTCGACGGCTGGAGCGAGAACGGTCGCGGCGGCATCTATTTCTACAACGACGAGCGGGCGCACACGCCCTGGGGAGAAACCCGGCCCGACTACGGTCGCGGCGAAGTGCGACAATATCTGCGCGACAACGTCCTGATGTGGCTGGAAGAATACCACGTGGACGGCCTGCGTTTTGACTGCACCCAGTTCATCCGCACCGTCAATGGGACCGACCACGAGCTTCCCGAAGGCTGGAACCTGCTGCAATGGATCAACGACGAGGTGGCGCGGAAATTTCCCGGCCGCATCACCATCGCAGAGGATCTGATGAACAACCGCTGGCTCACCAAGGACGTCGGCGCCGGAGGTGCCGGCTTCGCCTCGCAGTGGGACGCCATGTTCGTCCACCCGATTCGTTTGGCGGTGGTCACTCCTGCCGATGAGCAGCGCTCTCTCGCTGCAATCCGCGATGCCCTCTGCTACCGCTACAACGATGACGCCTTCGACCGGGTCATCTACAGCGAATCCCACGACGAGGTGGCCAACGGCCTGCAGCGCGTTCCCCAGGAGATCAATCCCGACGATCCCAAGGGCTGGCATGCGCGCAAACGCTCAACCCTGGCTGCCGCCATGGTCTTTACCGCCCCCGGCATCCCCATGATCTTTCAGGGCCAGGAATTTCTCGAAGGCGGCTGGTTTCGCGACACGGTGCCCGTCGATTGGGACCAGTGCGAGGAATTCCGCGGCATCGTGCGGCTCTACCGCGACCTGATCCGGCTGCGGCTCAATCACAACGGCTTTACCCGCGGCCTGTGCGGCCAGTTCACCCAAGTCACGCATCTGCACGAAGAGCGCAAGGTCATCGCCTTTCACCGCTGGGACAAGGGCGGGCCGGGGGATGATGTGGTGGTGGTTGCCAACTTTTATCGCGAGGCGCAGGAAAACTACGTCATCGGCTTTCCGACGCAAGGCACCTGGACGCTGCGCTTCAACAGCGACTGGCAAGGCTACAACGACGATTTCCGCAATCATCCAAGCACCGACGTCGGTGCCGAACCGGGAGAGACAGACGGCCTGCCCTGCTACGCCAGGTTGTCCATCGGTCCCTATAGCGTGGTGATTTTTTCGCAATGA
- a CDS encoding sigma-54-dependent transcriptional regulator has product MEKILIVDDEAFIRENLERILAEDGFRPFSTGSSEEAVRLVGEEEIDLVLLDLNLGARSGLDVLRELREVDPEVLVIIITGYGTVESAVEALKLGAYDYIKKPFKADAIHLIVRLALETQNLRREVRHLKREGGGQLASNEMIGSSPQLLQVFRQLQEVAKHENATVLITGESGTGKELVARAIHNLSPRKDRPFVEINCGSLPFNLLETELFGHERGAFTDAKTRKIGLIEESNGGTVFLDEIGEMDLNLQVKLLRVLEDRKIRRLGGVRNLDIDVRVIAATNRDLKQAIEEKVFREDLFYRLNVFPIHVPPLRDRREDIAHLLDFFLKRFSREFNKKMRDVSRPALDLLMRYHWPGNVRELRNVVERICIMHNSEIITPEMLPGEIWGDAPRRDAPFSFEIPPEGILLEEMVNEVEKELIAKALQITGGNVAKTSRLLNVPRGTLRYKLEKYDLSGDE; this is encoded by the coding sequence ATGGAAAAAATCCTGATTGTCGACGACGAGGCATTCATTCGCGAGAATCTGGAGCGAATTCTGGCCGAGGATGGATTTCGGCCCTTTTCCACCGGCAGCAGCGAGGAAGCGGTGCGTCTGGTCGGCGAAGAGGAAATAGATCTGGTGCTGCTCGATCTCAATCTCGGCGCCCGCAGCGGGCTTGATGTGCTGCGCGAACTCAGGGAAGTTGATCCCGAGGTCCTGGTGATCATCATCACCGGCTACGGCACCGTGGAAAGTGCCGTCGAGGCCCTCAAACTTGGTGCTTACGACTATATCAAGAAACCCTTCAAGGCCGATGCCATTCACCTCATCGTGCGTCTGGCCCTGGAAACCCAGAACCTGCGGCGCGAGGTGCGCCACCTCAAGCGTGAAGGCGGCGGACAGCTTGCTTCCAACGAGATGATCGGCTCGAGTCCGCAGTTGCTGCAGGTATTTCGGCAGCTTCAGGAAGTGGCCAAACACGAAAACGCCACGGTGCTCATTACCGGCGAAAGCGGCACGGGCAAAGAACTGGTGGCGCGCGCCATCCACAATCTTTCGCCGCGCAAGGATCGCCCTTTTGTGGAAATCAACTGTGGTTCCTTGCCCTTCAACCTGTTGGAAACCGAATTGTTCGGTCATGAGCGGGGCGCTTTTACCGACGCCAAGACGCGCAAGATCGGCCTTATTGAAGAATCCAACGGCGGCACGGTGTTTCTCGACGAGATCGGCGAGATGGACCTCAATCTGCAAGTCAAGCTGCTGCGTGTGCTCGAGGATCGCAAAATCCGGCGCCTTGGCGGGGTGCGCAATCTTGATATCGACGTGCGCGTGATCGCCGCGACCAATCGTGACCTCAAGCAGGCAATCGAGGAAAAGGTCTTCCGCGAGGACCTCTTCTATCGCCTCAATGTTTTCCCCATCCATGTGCCGCCATTACGTGACCGCCGCGAGGATATCGCGCATCTTCTGGATTTTTTCCTCAAACGTTTCAGTCGTGAGTTCAACAAGAAAATGCGCGACGTCTCGCGTCCGGCCCTGGATCTTTTAATGCGCTACCACTGGCCGGGCAACGTGCGCGAGTTGCGCAACGTCGTCGAGCGGATCTGCATCATGCACAATAGCGAGATCATAACTCCGGAGATGCTGCCGGGAGAAATCTGGGGTGATGCTCCCCGCCGTGACGCGCCTTTCTCCTTTGAGATTCCTCCCGAGGGGATTTTGCTGGAGGAGATGGTCAACGAGGTGGAAAAGGAGCTGATCGCCAAGGCTTTGCAGATTACCGGCGGCAATGTGGCCAAGACCTCGCGGCTGTTGAATGTCCCGCGCGGCACCCTGCGTTACAAGCTGGAAAAGTATGATCTGTCCGGCGATGAGTGA
- a CDS encoding SLC13 family permease: MIATVWNRLWQMHDETKALFLYSPKAMLKRFRRDHLHFSNSKKDEHDIDLADEMEEAPAEHVRRLKSGPGGVDEGEPREYTRRQKLGLILGPVLFVLMLIVPTPAGMEPEAQRMAAIALLMATWWMCESIPIPATSLLPIALFPWMGVMATGRATAPYASHLIFLFMGGFIIALAMQRWNLHRRIAMNIVKVVGFSPPRLIFGFMAATAVLSAFVSNTATTVMMMPIGLAIITHVVTEGKKEGLDKHIDFSPEQFAFGLNLMLGIAYAASIGGMATLIGTPPNTVLAGYLSKTHGYEITFATWMMVGVPLVLIMLPLCWLWLTRIANPMKLKKVPGGRDLIDEELRMMGKMNTGERWTALVFALTALSWIFRKQLGFLFPDPGMITDATIAMIGALVLFLIPIDMKKNIFVMDMDWHWASKMPWGVLILFGGGLALAEGFKVTQLAEWIGLQVTLLENAPVLILVIAVAALIIFLTELTSNTATAAMSMPILAAVAIGLGQNPLLLLVPAAIAASCAFMLPVATPPNAIVFGSGYVTIPQMAKSGFGLNILSILLAVAATYLLVVPIFGVVIGEIPVWALNGAP, encoded by the coding sequence ATGATCGCAACAGTCTGGAACCGCCTCTGGCAAATGCACGACGAAACCAAGGCCTTGTTTCTTTACAGTCCCAAGGCCATGCTCAAGCGTTTCCGTCGTGACCATCTGCATTTCAGCAACAGCAAGAAAGATGAGCACGACATCGATCTGGCCGATGAAATGGAAGAGGCGCCCGCCGAGCACGTCCGACGTCTCAAGTCAGGTCCCGGCGGGGTTGATGAGGGGGAGCCTCGCGAATACACCCGCCGTCAGAAACTCGGCTTGATTCTCGGCCCGGTTCTGTTCGTGCTCATGCTGATTGTGCCCACGCCTGCCGGCATGGAGCCTGAGGCCCAGCGCATGGCAGCTATTGCTCTGCTCATGGCGACCTGGTGGATGTGCGAGTCGATTCCCATCCCCGCCACCAGCCTTCTGCCCATCGCCCTGTTCCCCTGGATGGGCGTCATGGCTACGGGGCGCGCCACCGCCCCCTATGCGAGCCATCTGATTTTTCTATTCATGGGCGGCTTCATCATCGCCCTGGCCATGCAGCGCTGGAACCTGCATCGGCGCATCGCCATGAATATCGTCAAGGTGGTGGGCTTTTCGCCGCCGCGCCTGATCTTCGGTTTTATGGCGGCGACCGCCGTTTTGTCGGCCTTTGTCTCCAACACCGCGACCACGGTTATGATGATGCCCATCGGTCTGGCGATCATCACCCATGTCGTTACCGAGGGGAAGAAGGAGGGCCTCGACAAGCATATCGATTTCTCTCCCGAGCAGTTCGCCTTCGGTCTTAATCTGATGCTGGGTATCGCCTATGCCGCCTCCATCGGCGGGATGGCGACGCTCATCGGTACCCCGCCCAATACGGTATTGGCGGGTTATCTGAGCAAAACCCACGGCTATGAGATCACCTTCGCCACCTGGATGATGGTCGGCGTGCCGCTGGTGCTGATCATGCTGCCTTTGTGCTGGTTGTGGCTGACGCGGATCGCCAATCCCATGAAACTCAAGAAGGTCCCCGGCGGTCGTGACCTTATCGACGAAGAGCTGCGCATGATGGGCAAGATGAACACCGGTGAGCGCTGGACGGCCCTGGTGTTCGCTCTGACCGCCCTCTCCTGGATTTTCCGCAAGCAACTCGGCTTCCTCTTCCCTGACCCCGGCATGATCACCGATGCCACCATCGCCATGATCGGTGCCTTGGTGCTGTTCCTGATTCCCATCGACATGAAAAAGAACATCTTCGTCATGGACATGGACTGGCACTGGGCGAGCAAGATGCCCTGGGGCGTGCTGATTCTGTTTGGTGGCGGTCTGGCTCTGGCGGAAGGTTTCAAGGTGACCCAACTGGCCGAGTGGATTGGCCTGCAGGTGACCTTGCTGGAAAACGCGCCGGTTCTCATTCTGGTCATCGCCGTCGCCGCCTTGATTATTTTCCTTACCGAGCTGACCTCCAACACGGCGACGGCGGCTATGTCCATGCCGATCCTCGCGGCGGTTGCCATCGGCCTGGGGCAGAATCCCCTGTTGCTGCTGGTGCCCGCGGCCATCGCCGCAAGTTGTGCCTTCATGCTGCCGGTGGCCACCCCGCCCAACGCCATCGTGTTCGGCTCGGGCTACGTGACCATCCCACAGATGGCGAAAAGCGGCTTCGGTCTCAACATTCTCAGCATCCTCCTCGCCGTGGCGGCCACCTACCTGCTGGTGGTGCCGATCTTCGGCGTGGTGATCGGCGAGATCCCCGTTTGGGCGTTGAACGGCGCCCCGTAA